The genome window TCTCGTTTGTCACCCAAGCTCTACTATTAGATGTTTCAAACCAAAGGAAAATTCCACTTctcctaaaaaagaaaaaaatcctTCTTCTCCTCCTCCAAAAACTAGTTCAAATCCACTTGAAAACAAAGGGATATCAAAATCAAGAAAGGTATTAGTTTTCAATTCTTGTACTAACCTTTGTGCTTCTCCAAAATTAAATGTGCACAAACCACTTAAGCTTTTAGAAGAGATTGTTGAAGGGCAACCTTCAAAAACCATTGTGGAAGCTATTTTTCGTTCCGGATGGAAGCGTGGAGTGGGATATACAATTGAAAAAATCTTGAAAGTGAATCATAGTGAAAAAGTTTGTGAAGGTTTTGAAGAATGTAAAAAGATGGTAAATTCAAGATCCACGAGATTGTCTAGTAAAAGACGATCAGAGAGAGTTTTCTACCATGGTGCAACGATTACTTGTTCGTTGGGTGTTGATAATAAGTGTCCAAGAATTTGTAGCAAGAAAAGTTGTGGTGTATGCAAAATCATAGGCCAAAATTATGGAAATGAGAAAACTAATTGGCCTGAATCATTATCTACTAGTAGTTGGAGTGCACATAGAAAAGTTATTAAGC of Nicotiana tomentosiformis chromosome 7, ASM39032v3, whole genome shotgun sequence contains these proteins:
- the LOC138896248 gene encoding uncharacterized protein — encoded protein: MAEKCLLMTSLAILVCHPSSTIRCFKPKENSTSPKKEKNPSSPPPKTSSNPLENKGISKSRKVLVFNSCTNLCASPKLNVHKPLKLLEEIVEGQPSKTIVEAIFRSGWKRGVGYTIEKILKVNHSEKVCEGFEECKKMVNSRSTRLSSKRRSERVFYHGATITCSLGVDNKCPRICSKKSCGVCKIIGQNYGNEKTNWPESLSTSSWSAHRKVIKQFGNDGVSKNAIIVSRVIATCRGENKGELDSVEVKRNQFDGTKEVNILNPRAILPCFVIIYSLC